One stretch of Jiangella gansuensis DSM 44835 DNA includes these proteins:
- a CDS encoding SDR family NAD(P)-dependent oxidoreductase: MAHSYVVTGGGRGVGRAVVERLLADGGVVVAIELDPQALTWVDDHPAGSRVAAVTGSAADPAVAEQAADLAMTAAPLAGWVNNAAVFRDASVHTTDAAELSRLIALNLDPVVVGCTTAVRRFIAAGTGGAIVNVSSHQAQRAVPGCTPYVTAKAAIEGFTRALAVEYGPRGVRTNAVALGSIATERYAAFLNGLDDAAAAGVEEQMRQLHPVGRVGRPDEVAAVVAHLLSDEAGFVNGATVPVDGGRAALAQDPETPG; encoded by the coding sequence ATGGCACATTCCTACGTGGTGACCGGAGGCGGCCGCGGCGTCGGCCGGGCGGTGGTGGAGCGGCTGCTCGCCGACGGCGGCGTCGTCGTGGCCATCGAACTGGACCCGCAGGCGCTGACCTGGGTGGACGATCACCCAGCCGGCTCCCGGGTGGCCGCGGTAACCGGTAGCGCGGCCGATCCCGCCGTCGCAGAACAAGCCGCCGACCTGGCCATGACGGCCGCGCCGCTGGCCGGCTGGGTCAACAACGCCGCCGTGTTCCGCGACGCATCGGTGCACACGACCGATGCCGCCGAGCTCTCCCGGCTCATCGCGCTGAACCTGGACCCCGTCGTCGTCGGGTGTACGACGGCGGTGCGGCGGTTCATCGCGGCCGGGACGGGCGGCGCGATCGTCAACGTGTCCTCGCACCAGGCCCAGCGCGCCGTACCGGGCTGCACCCCGTACGTCACTGCGAAAGCGGCCATCGAAGGGTTCACCCGAGCGCTCGCGGTGGAGTACGGGCCGCGCGGCGTGCGCACCAACGCGGTGGCTCTGGGTTCGATCGCGACCGAACGCTACGCCGCGTTCCTGAACGGGCTGGACGACGCGGCGGCCGCGGGCGTGGAGGAGCAGATGCGCCAGCTGCACCCGGTGGGCCGGGTGGGGCGGCCGGACGAGGTGGCCGCCGTGGTCGCCCACCTGCTGTCGGACGAGGCCGGCTTCGTCAACGGCGCGACCGTGCCGGTGGACGGCGGCCGTGCCGCGCTGGCCCAGGACCCGGAGACGCCCGGCTGA
- a CDS encoding ArsR/SmtB family transcription factor — MAVGGITYLDHPDEVRSALSPVRRELLARLREPASATQLAAALGLPRQRVNYHLRVLESAGLVELVEERPRRGCVERILRAKPGSFVVDPAVMDRDRDDDDDTAARFTHIQDQYAAEHLVEVAARTVRDVARMQSAADSTGKRLLTFTIEADVRFAAPGDVHDFTDELAQAVRETVARFDTAGGRPYRLVAGGHPEPSGGRQR; from the coding sequence ATGGCTGTTGGTGGCATCACCTATCTCGATCACCCGGACGAGGTGCGTTCGGCGCTGTCGCCGGTCCGGCGCGAACTGCTCGCCCGGTTGCGCGAACCCGCGTCGGCCACGCAGCTGGCCGCGGCGTTGGGGTTGCCGCGACAGCGGGTGAACTACCACCTGCGGGTGCTCGAGTCCGCCGGCCTGGTCGAACTGGTCGAGGAACGGCCGCGCCGGGGTTGTGTCGAGCGCATCCTGCGGGCCAAGCCGGGTTCCTTCGTCGTCGATCCCGCGGTCATGGATCGCGATCGGGACGATGACGACGACACCGCGGCCCGTTTCACCCACATCCAGGACCAGTACGCCGCGGAGCATCTGGTGGAGGTCGCCGCGCGGACGGTCCGTGACGTCGCCCGCATGCAGAGCGCCGCCGACTCCACCGGCAAGCGGCTGCTCACGTTCACCATCGAGGCCGACGTGCGGTTCGCCGCGCCCGGCGATGTCCACGACTTCACCGACGAGCTGGCTCAGGCGGTCCGCGAGACGGTGGCCCGCTTCGACACCGCCGGTGGCCGGCCGTATCGGCTGGTCGCCGGTGGCCATCCGGAACCCAGCGGAGGGAGACAGCGCTGA
- a CDS encoding SRPBCC family protein has protein sequence MNSDHTPTIRVTVAAPVDEVWRALRSKDRIRHWHGWDSDSLDAEIDLIYFTHFVEDADALTLSVQEGDQIVLEPDGDRTRITLTRAPRGVSPEWDAYYDDITEGWTTFLQQLRFHLERQPRADRRTVFVAGHPSSGARVVEALGLSGAAGLPEGSGYSASVLGEPLSGEVWFRSENQVGFTVDGWGPGLLVLTQTPADGGADNATAVLSTFGLDDARYTLLAERWTAWWAGRYPAAADV, from the coding sequence ATGAACTCCGACCACACGCCCACGATCCGGGTCACCGTCGCCGCACCGGTCGACGAGGTCTGGCGGGCACTGCGCAGCAAGGACCGCATCCGGCACTGGCACGGCTGGGACTCCGACAGCCTGGACGCCGAGATCGACCTGATCTACTTCACGCACTTCGTCGAGGACGCTGACGCGCTGACGTTGAGCGTCCAGGAAGGCGACCAGATCGTCCTCGAACCCGACGGCGATCGAACCCGCATCACGCTCACCCGGGCGCCCCGCGGGGTGAGCCCGGAGTGGGACGCGTACTACGACGACATCACCGAGGGCTGGACGACGTTCCTGCAGCAGCTGCGGTTCCACCTGGAGCGGCAGCCGCGGGCCGACCGTCGCACGGTCTTCGTGGCCGGCCACCCGAGCAGTGGTGCCCGGGTGGTCGAAGCGCTCGGGTTGTCCGGCGCCGCCGGCCTGCCGGAAGGGTCCGGGTACAGCGCGTCGGTGCTGGGCGAGCCGCTCAGCGGCGAGGTCTGGTTCCGGTCGGAGAACCAGGTCGGGTTCACCGTCGACGGCTGGGGCCCGGGGCTCCTGGTGCTGACGCAGACGCCGGCCGACGGCGGCGCGGACAACGCGACGGCGGTGCTGAGCACGTTCGGCCTGGACGACGCGCGGTACACGCTGCTGGCCGAGCGGTGGACGGCCTGGTGGGCTGGGCGCTACCCGGCCGCCGCGGATGTTTGA
- a CDS encoding helix-turn-helix transcriptional regulator, giving the protein MYTERPTAIHDAVAWSSTVSTAQQHRVLPDGCLDLLWIHGRVVVAGPDTVAYLASWEPGTPFVGLRLGAGLGPRVVGTPAHLLRDQRVPLDQLWPDADVRRLAERLAGAPDPAGVLEDVATARLIANPAPDGVVAHVARRLGQGVRVDTVAGEVGLSARQLHRRSVDAFGYGPKTLARILRMNRALELSRAGTPSALAAVSSGYADQAHFSREVRSLAGATISSLVAA; this is encoded by the coding sequence GTGTACACCGAACGACCGACGGCCATCCACGACGCGGTGGCGTGGTCGTCCACCGTCTCGACGGCCCAGCAGCACCGGGTGCTGCCCGACGGCTGCCTCGACCTGCTGTGGATCCACGGCCGCGTGGTCGTCGCCGGGCCCGACACCGTCGCCTATCTCGCGTCGTGGGAACCGGGCACGCCGTTCGTCGGGCTGCGGCTGGGCGCCGGGCTCGGCCCGCGGGTCGTCGGTACGCCGGCGCATCTGCTGCGCGACCAACGGGTGCCGCTGGACCAGCTGTGGCCGGACGCCGACGTCCGCCGGCTGGCCGAGCGGCTGGCCGGCGCCCCTGATCCGGCCGGTGTGCTGGAGGACGTCGCGACGGCGCGGCTGATCGCGAACCCGGCGCCCGACGGCGTCGTCGCGCACGTGGCGCGTCGGCTCGGGCAGGGCGTACGGGTCGACACCGTCGCAGGCGAGGTGGGGCTCAGCGCCCGCCAGCTCCACCGGCGCAGCGTGGACGCGTTCGGTTACGGGCCGAAGACGCTGGCACGCATCCTGCGCATGAATCGCGCGCTGGAGCTCAGCCGCGCCGGAACGCCGTCGGCGCTGGCCGCGGTGTCCAGCGGCTACGCCGACCAGGCCCATTTCTCCCGCGAGGTGCGGTCGCTCGCGGGCGCCACCATCTCGTCGCTGGTGGCCGCCTAG
- a CDS encoding YciI family protein, which translates to MLLIYGNDETWQQVYGEAYDAHMQAHRDLAAQLRESGEFVASAGLTTAEARTVRVRDDATAVTDGPFTEAKEVLAGYYLVECRSAERAAQIAAMLPEARLNVVEVRRVMDPADM; encoded by the coding sequence ATGCTGCTCATATACGGCAACGACGAGACCTGGCAGCAGGTCTACGGTGAGGCGTACGACGCACACATGCAGGCGCATCGCGACCTCGCGGCGCAGCTGCGCGAGTCCGGTGAGTTCGTCGCGAGCGCCGGCCTCACCACGGCCGAGGCGCGCACGGTCCGGGTGCGCGATGACGCGACCGCCGTCACCGACGGACCGTTCACCGAGGCCAAGGAGGTGCTGGCGGGCTACTACCTGGTCGAGTGCCGCTCGGCCGAGCGGGCCGCGCAGATCGCCGCCATGCTCCCGGAGGCACGGCTCAACGTGGTCGAGGTGCGCCGGGTGATGGATCCGGCCGACATGTGA
- a CDS encoding phytanoyl-CoA dioxygenase family protein: MTTTSPTALDTPYDISPDQVAAFDRDGFVHLTGVLDPNVVRQYEPEITDKVIELNTMHLPMEERSTYNKAFLQVGNLWKHSETVRELVFSTRLAKIAADLLGVEGVRLYHDQALYKEPGGGITPWHADQYYWPFSNDRCCTIWLPLQETPLEMGPLSFAAGSHRFEFGRDLPISDESEAALQVALAEQDLPVVTEPFALGDASFHLGWTFHHAGRNVAADPRRVMTVIYIDADMVVAEPTNEHQAGDLTASFPGLRPGDLADSPLNPVLYRP; the protein is encoded by the coding sequence ATGACCACCACCTCGCCGACCGCGCTCGACACGCCGTACGACATCAGCCCGGACCAGGTCGCAGCCTTCGACCGTGACGGGTTCGTGCACCTCACCGGCGTGCTCGACCCGAACGTCGTGCGTCAGTACGAGCCGGAGATCACCGACAAGGTCATCGAGCTGAACACGATGCACCTGCCGATGGAGGAGCGTTCGACCTACAACAAGGCGTTCCTGCAGGTGGGCAACCTGTGGAAGCACAGCGAGACGGTGCGCGAGCTGGTCTTCTCGACCCGGCTGGCCAAGATCGCCGCCGATCTGCTGGGCGTCGAGGGCGTTCGGCTCTACCACGACCAGGCGCTGTACAAGGAGCCCGGCGGCGGCATCACCCCCTGGCACGCCGATCAGTACTACTGGCCGTTCAGCAACGACCGGTGCTGCACGATCTGGTTGCCGCTGCAGGAGACGCCGCTGGAGATGGGGCCGCTGTCGTTCGCCGCCGGCAGTCACCGCTTCGAGTTCGGCCGCGACCTGCCGATCAGCGACGAATCCGAGGCGGCGCTGCAGGTGGCGCTGGCCGAGCAGGACCTCCCGGTGGTGACCGAGCCGTTCGCCCTGGGCGACGCCAGCTTCCACCTCGGCTGGACTTTTCACCATGCCGGCCGGAACGTGGCCGCCGACCCGCGCCGCGTGATGACGGTGATCTACATCGACGCCGACATGGTGGTGGCCGAGCCGACCAACGAGCACCAGGCCGGCGACCTAACGGCATCCTTCCCGGGTCTGCGCCCCGGTGACCTGGCCGACAGCCCGCTCAACCCGGTGCTCTACCGGCCCTGA
- a CDS encoding nuclear transport factor 2 family protein, whose product MYHRIVRAKVRRLWDRIAETGDFQLAVALAAPDVRFRFVGDPPYGAELRGRDAFARWFEQTQENLPGLRLRPADIVVKGWPWNTTVVVRLTISATLADGSAYTNEGVQWVRLRWGRMVDDYVLEDTARLAAALERQAAARPAVGGG is encoded by the coding sequence GTGTACCACCGGATCGTGCGAGCCAAGGTGCGGCGGCTATGGGACCGCATCGCCGAAACCGGGGACTTCCAGCTCGCGGTGGCCCTGGCGGCGCCCGACGTGCGGTTCCGGTTCGTGGGAGACCCGCCGTACGGCGCCGAACTGCGCGGGCGGGACGCCTTCGCCCGCTGGTTCGAGCAGACCCAGGAGAACCTGCCGGGCCTGCGGCTGCGGCCCGCCGACATCGTCGTGAAGGGCTGGCCCTGGAACACCACGGTGGTGGTCCGGCTGACCATCTCCGCCACGCTGGCCGACGGCAGCGCCTACACGAACGAAGGCGTCCAGTGGGTCCGCCTGCGCTGGGGCCGAATGGTCGACGACTACGTGCTCGAGGACACCGCGCGGCTGGCCGCCGCCCTGGAGCGACAGGCGGCAGCACGCCCCGCTGTCGGTGGCGGGTGA
- a CDS encoding winged helix-turn-helix transcriptional regulator — protein sequence MDRDRFAGIACSVARAAGVVGDPWALLVLRDLFLGLTRYDELRRDLGVATNVLADRLDRLVAAGLVTREAYQEAPVRHEYRLTDAGRDLYGVVVALMAWGDRHLAPDGPPMRLIHDDCGHPTVPTVTCDQCGGVLTDATVSVRPGPGGRNAPGTAVVAERLAGSVAP from the coding sequence GTGGACAGAGATCGCTTCGCCGGTATCGCCTGTTCGGTCGCGCGGGCCGCGGGGGTCGTCGGCGACCCCTGGGCACTACTGGTCCTGCGCGACCTGTTCCTCGGGCTCACCCGCTACGACGAGCTGCGCCGCGACCTCGGGGTGGCCACCAACGTCCTGGCCGACCGGCTCGACCGGCTGGTCGCAGCCGGGCTGGTCACGCGCGAGGCCTACCAGGAGGCGCCGGTCCGGCACGAGTACCGGCTCACTGACGCCGGCCGGGACCTGTACGGCGTCGTCGTCGCGCTGATGGCCTGGGGTGACCGGCACCTGGCGCCGGACGGTCCGCCGATGCGGCTGATCCACGACGACTGCGGGCACCCGACAGTCCCGACGGTGACCTGCGACCAGTGCGGCGGCGTGCTGACCGACGCCACCGTCAGCGTGCGTCCCGGACCGGGTGGCCGGAACGCTCCCGGAACCGCCGTCGTCGCGGAGCGGTTGGCGGGTAGCGTGGCACCGTGA
- a CDS encoding nitroreductase family deazaflavin-dependent oxidoreductase, whose product MRDITARRLSRLHIALYRASRGLLGRRLVRNDMLLLTTTGSRTGRRHTVPLLYLHDDEKLVVIASWGGRPRHPQWYTNLVANPQVTVQVRSSRWRARARTASPDERAVWWPRVLAAYKGYRLYESNTDRVIPVVFLEPPSP is encoded by the coding sequence ATGCGCGACATCACCGCTCGGCGACTGTCCCGCCTGCACATCGCGCTGTATCGAGCCAGCCGTGGGTTGCTGGGCCGGCGGCTGGTGCGCAACGACATGCTGCTGCTCACCACGACGGGGTCACGCACCGGCCGGCGACACACCGTCCCGCTGCTCTACCTGCACGACGACGAGAAACTGGTGGTCATCGCATCCTGGGGCGGCCGACCCCGGCATCCGCAGTGGTACACCAACCTCGTGGCGAACCCCCAGGTCACGGTGCAAGTGCGCAGCAGCCGGTGGCGGGCGCGGGCCCGCACCGCCAGCCCCGACGAGCGCGCGGTCTGGTGGCCGCGGGTCCTGGCCGCGTACAAGGGCTACCGCCTGTACGAGTCCAACACCGACCGCGTCATCCCCGTGGTGTTCCTGGAGCCCCCGTCCCCTTGA
- a CDS encoding isocitrate lyase/PEP mutase family protein yields the protein MTTLRDRAARFTALHQPGTPVLLPNAWDPLSARLVEAAGASAVATTSAGVAWSLGAGDGDHLDRDSVLALVARVAAAVDVPVTADLESGFGATPDDVAATIDGVLAAGAVGVNIEDVHPDDDAALRPAAEQTDRLAAARAAADAAGVPIYLNARVDTYLRAVGDPAGRFAETVERARAYVAAGADGIFVPGVVDAPTVSRLVAEVDAPLNILAGPGSPTVAELAALGVARVSLGSAVTGAAYAVARQAARELFESGTYTAVETRLSYDEVNSLMLRRPQGR from the coding sequence ATGACCACTCTTCGCGACCGGGCGGCCCGGTTCACCGCCCTGCACCAGCCGGGCACACCGGTGCTGCTGCCCAACGCGTGGGACCCGCTCAGCGCTCGCCTCGTCGAGGCTGCCGGAGCGTCCGCCGTCGCCACCACCAGCGCGGGCGTGGCGTGGAGTCTCGGTGCCGGCGACGGCGACCACCTCGACCGCGACAGCGTGCTCGCCCTGGTGGCGCGGGTGGCCGCCGCCGTCGACGTTCCCGTGACGGCCGACCTCGAGAGCGGGTTCGGCGCCACCCCCGACGACGTCGCGGCCACCATCGACGGGGTGCTCGCGGCCGGTGCCGTCGGCGTCAACATCGAGGACGTGCACCCCGACGACGACGCCGCGCTGCGGCCGGCGGCCGAGCAGACCGACCGGTTGGCCGCCGCCCGAGCCGCGGCGGACGCTGCCGGAGTGCCGATCTATCTCAACGCCCGGGTCGACACCTACCTGCGCGCGGTCGGCGACCCTGCCGGCCGGTTCGCCGAGACGGTGGAACGGGCCCGGGCGTACGTCGCCGCCGGCGCCGACGGCATCTTCGTCCCCGGCGTGGTCGACGCGCCGACGGTGTCCCGCCTGGTCGCGGAGGTGGACGCGCCGCTGAACATCCTGGCCGGACCGGGCTCGCCCACCGTGGCCGAGTTGGCCGCGCTCGGCGTCGCCCGGGTCAGCCTCGGGTCGGCGGTGACGGGCGCGGCCTACGCCGTCGCCCGCCAGGCCGCCCGTGAGCTGTTCGAGTCCGGCACCTACACCGCGGTGGAGACGCGCCTGTCCTACGACGAGGTCAACTCCCTGATGCTGCGGCGCCCTCAGGGCCGGTAG
- a CDS encoding helix-turn-helix domain-containing protein: MHAAFEHVGTTGGLSWKRHLHRSRAFPFSWHFHPEIELTLITAGTGTRYVGDNIEPYEPGQLTLLGSGVPHAFVSAAPGRHEAAVIHFRPDFLGTGLFEAPEFGAVGGLLTGADHGLQLTVSDELALRLVELTSSDGAAGTLSLLDALVRLAERGPGRQLASPGYRALRPDSSRRMDEVFGFLHAHYPDPIRLDDVAAVAHLSSAAFSRFFRRATGRTFTAYLTELRVGAACRLLADTDRAVADIAAACGFGNLSNFNRRFRELKDLTPRSYRALFRR; the protein is encoded by the coding sequence ATGCACGCGGCGTTCGAACACGTCGGCACGACGGGCGGGCTGTCGTGGAAACGACACCTGCACCGCAGCCGCGCCTTCCCGTTCAGCTGGCACTTCCACCCGGAGATCGAGCTGACCCTGATCACCGCGGGCACCGGAACGCGCTACGTCGGCGACAACATCGAGCCGTACGAACCCGGCCAGCTGACGCTGCTCGGCTCCGGTGTCCCACACGCGTTCGTGTCCGCCGCACCGGGCCGGCACGAGGCCGCCGTGATCCACTTCCGGCCCGACTTCCTCGGCACCGGCCTGTTCGAGGCCCCGGAGTTCGGCGCCGTCGGCGGGCTGCTCACCGGCGCCGACCACGGGCTGCAGCTGACCGTCAGCGACGAGCTCGCCCTCCGGCTGGTCGAGCTGACGTCGTCCGACGGCGCCGCCGGCACGCTCTCGCTGCTGGACGCCCTCGTCCGGCTGGCCGAGCGGGGGCCCGGCCGTCAGCTGGCCAGCCCCGGCTACCGGGCGCTGCGGCCCGACAGCAGCCGGCGTATGGACGAGGTCTTCGGCTTCCTGCACGCGCACTACCCGGACCCGATCCGGCTGGACGACGTCGCCGCGGTCGCTCACCTCTCCTCTGCAGCGTTCAGCCGCTTCTTCCGCCGTGCGACCGGGCGGACATTCACCGCCTACCTCACCGAACTGCGGGTCGGCGCGGCCTGCCGGCTGCTCGCCGACACCGACCGCGCCGTCGCCGACATCGCCGCCGCCTGCGGGTTCGGGAACCTGTCCAACTTCAACCGGCGATTCCGCGAGCTGAAAGACCTGACCCCGCGGTCCTACCGCGCACTCTTCCGTCGCTGA
- a CDS encoding acyl-CoA desaturase — protein sequence MTYEELERFGDELDGVRQRVLDDLGQADADYIRRVIKVQRAFEVLGRVGLFFPFYWPVFVAGIAFLALSKILENMEIGHNVMHGQYDWMNDPMVDGKRYEWDIVAPAQDWKHGHNYIHHTYTNIHGMDRDIGYNLLRIDDGQPWYPSHRFNLPIAFMLMLVFEWGVMYHGVELDEYLAGKMSKEEFQARKRRAFRKIRRQLFKDYLLYPALALPLVPFTSWWVPLAVLGGNVIANVIRNIWAFNVIFCGHFPADVQTFAKQDAENETRGQWYLRQLLGSANISGSRLFHVMTGNLSHQIEHHLFPDIPARRYPEVAHDVRRLVEKYGLQYNTGRLSKQLLSVARQLATLSVKPDDPYLVGNSPESKALRRAQRERQRAQ from the coding sequence ATGACGTACGAGGAGCTCGAGCGGTTCGGGGACGAGCTCGACGGCGTGCGTCAGCGTGTACTCGACGACCTCGGGCAGGCCGACGCTGACTACATCCGACGGGTCATCAAGGTGCAGCGCGCCTTCGAGGTGCTGGGCCGCGTCGGCCTGTTCTTCCCGTTCTACTGGCCGGTGTTCGTCGCCGGCATCGCGTTCCTGGCCCTCTCCAAGATCTTGGAGAACATGGAGATCGGCCATAACGTGATGCACGGCCAGTACGACTGGATGAACGACCCGATGGTCGACGGCAAGCGCTACGAGTGGGACATCGTCGCACCGGCGCAGGACTGGAAGCACGGCCACAACTACATCCACCACACGTACACCAACATCCACGGCATGGACCGGGACATCGGCTACAACCTGCTCCGCATTGACGACGGCCAGCCGTGGTACCCCAGCCACCGGTTCAATCTTCCCATCGCGTTCATGCTCATGCTGGTGTTCGAGTGGGGCGTCATGTACCACGGCGTCGAACTCGACGAGTACCTGGCCGGAAAGATGTCCAAGGAGGAGTTCCAGGCCCGGAAGCGGCGGGCGTTCCGCAAGATCCGCCGCCAGCTGTTCAAGGACTACCTGCTGTACCCCGCGCTCGCGCTCCCGCTGGTGCCGTTCACGTCGTGGTGGGTGCCGCTGGCCGTGCTGGGCGGCAACGTGATCGCCAACGTCATCCGCAACATCTGGGCGTTCAACGTCATCTTCTGCGGCCACTTCCCGGCCGACGTGCAGACCTTCGCCAAGCAGGACGCCGAGAACGAGACCCGCGGCCAGTGGTACCTGCGTCAGTTGCTGGGCTCGGCCAACATCAGCGGCAGCCGGCTGTTCCATGTGATGACCGGCAACCTCAGCCACCAGATCGAGCACCATCTGTTCCCCGATATCCCGGCGCGCCGCTATCCCGAGGTGGCTCACGACGTTCGCCGGCTGGTGGAGAAGTACGGCCTGCAGTACAACACCGGCCGGCTGTCCAAGCAGCTGCTCAGCGTGGCGCGGCAGCTGGCGACGCTGTCGGTCAAGCCGGACGACCCCTACCTGGTGGGCAACAGCCCGGAGTCCAAGGCACTGCGCAGAGCTCAGCGCGAGCGGCAGCGCGCTCAGTGA
- a CDS encoding IS481 family transposase, with amino-acid sequence MSHRNARTTFQGRLLIVERHRAGWAQAHIAKAMGISRKCVKSWLDRYAAEGVAGLHDRSSRPHSSPRRTSEAIEQQVIDLRQRERRGQDWIGPELGVPARTVSRILRRHDVPYLRECDPLTGEVIRASKTTTVRYERDAPGELVHMDVKKIGKIPDGGGWRAHGRENREATRNRTTRVGFDYVHSLVDDHSRLAYSEILPDEKGPTCAAFLARAAGYFAAHGIPRIERLITDNAWAYRYSLRQVCKELDIGQRFIKAHCPWQNGKVERFNRTLQTEWAYRQVFTSNTERAAALDPWIEYYNTRRRHSALGGLPPISRLPPT; translated from the coding sequence GTGTCTCACCGTAACGCCCGCACCACGTTCCAGGGCCGGCTGTTGATCGTTGAGCGTCACCGCGCCGGTTGGGCGCAGGCGCACATCGCCAAGGCGATGGGCATCTCCCGCAAGTGTGTGAAGTCCTGGCTGGATCGTTACGCCGCCGAGGGCGTGGCCGGCCTGCACGACCGCTCCTCGCGTCCACATTCGTCTCCGCGCCGGACCAGCGAGGCGATCGAACAGCAGGTCATCGACCTTCGGCAGCGCGAACGCCGCGGGCAGGACTGGATCGGTCCCGAGCTGGGGGTGCCGGCGCGGACGGTGTCGCGGATCCTGCGCCGCCACGACGTGCCCTACCTGCGCGAGTGCGACCCGCTCACGGGTGAGGTGATCCGGGCGTCGAAGACCACGACGGTGCGTTACGAGCGCGACGCCCCGGGCGAGCTGGTCCACATGGACGTGAAGAAGATCGGCAAGATCCCCGACGGCGGCGGCTGGCGCGCCCACGGCCGGGAGAACCGCGAAGCCACCCGCAACCGCACGACCAGGGTCGGGTTCGACTACGTGCACTCACTCGTCGATGACCACTCCCGGCTGGCCTACTCAGAGATCCTGCCCGACGAGAAGGGCCCGACCTGCGCGGCCTTCCTCGCACGGGCAGCCGGCTACTTCGCCGCACACGGCATCCCCCGGATCGAACGCCTGATCACCGACAACGCCTGGGCATACCGGTACTCGCTGCGCCAGGTCTGCAAGGAGCTGGACATCGGGCAGAGGTTCATCAAGGCGCACTGCCCGTGGCAGAACGGCAAGGTCGAACGGTTCAACCGCACCCTGCAGACCGAGTGGGCCTACCGGCAGGTCTTCACCAGCAACACCGAACGCGCCGCGGCTCTTGACCCCTGGATCGAGTACTACAACACTCGACGACGCCACAGCGCACTCGGCGGCCTCCCACCAATCAGCCGCCTGCCACCAACGTGA
- a CDS encoding NAD(P)/FAD-dependent oxidoreductase codes for MTAQPFVIVGAGLAGAKAAEALREQGYTGPVVLIGDEPDLPYERPPLSKDYLTGKAERDAAFVHDADWYTDHDIDLRLGQAVVEIDPDRRTVTLADDTRVGYARLLLATGSSARPLRVPGADADGVHYLRRLGDSDRIKAAIASSERMVVIGGGWIGLEVTAAAREAGVDVTVVESGDLPLAGALGPELARVFAGLHTEHGVTLRTNAQVERFTVDGSRVSGAVLADGTQLPADAVVVGIGAAPNLHLAAAAGLRVRRGVVVDSALRTSNPDITAAGDIAEADHPLLGPGVRVEHWATALNQPAVAAATMLGRDAVYDELPYFFTDQYDLGMEFHGLVTPGGYDRVVYRGDVPGREFIAFWLRDGRVVAGMNVNVWDVGEPIKALIRSGQLVDEVRLIHPDVPLDQILESEETR; via the coding sequence GTGACCGCGCAGCCATTCGTCATCGTCGGTGCCGGCCTGGCCGGCGCCAAGGCGGCAGAGGCCCTCCGCGAGCAGGGCTACACCGGTCCCGTCGTCCTCATCGGCGACGAACCCGACCTCCCGTACGAGCGGCCGCCGCTGTCCAAGGACTACCTGACCGGCAAGGCCGAGCGCGACGCCGCGTTCGTCCACGACGCCGACTGGTACACCGACCACGACATCGACCTGCGCCTCGGTCAGGCGGTCGTCGAGATCGACCCCGACCGGCGCACCGTCACCCTCGCCGACGACACCAGGGTCGGATACGCGCGGCTGCTGCTGGCCACCGGCTCCAGCGCGCGGCCACTGCGAGTGCCCGGCGCCGACGCCGACGGTGTCCACTATTTGCGCCGCCTCGGCGACTCCGACCGGATCAAGGCGGCCATCGCCTCGTCCGAGCGCATGGTCGTCATCGGCGGCGGCTGGATCGGGCTGGAGGTGACGGCCGCGGCCCGCGAGGCCGGCGTCGACGTCACCGTCGTCGAGTCCGGCGACCTGCCGCTGGCAGGCGCGCTCGGCCCGGAACTTGCCCGCGTCTTCGCCGGCCTGCACACCGAGCACGGGGTCACCCTGCGCACCAACGCGCAGGTCGAGCGGTTCACCGTCGACGGCTCCCGGGTCAGCGGCGCGGTGCTGGCCGACGGCACCCAACTGCCCGCCGACGCCGTCGTCGTCGGTATCGGCGCGGCACCGAACCTGCACCTCGCCGCGGCCGCCGGGCTCCGCGTGCGCCGTGGTGTGGTGGTCGACTCCGCGCTACGCACCAGCAATCCCGACATCACCGCAGCCGGGGACATCGCCGAGGCCGACCACCCGCTGCTCGGTCCCGGCGTCCGGGTGGAGCACTGGGCCACCGCGCTGAACCAGCCGGCGGTCGCCGCGGCCACCATGCTCGGCCGCGACGCCGTCTACGACGAGCTGCCCTACTTCTTCACCGACCAGTACGACCTCGGCATGGAGTTCCACGGCCTGGTCACGCCGGGCGGATACGACCGCGTCGTCTACCGCGGCGACGTTCCCGGCCGCGAGTTCATCGCGTTCTGGCTGCGTGACGGCCGGGTGGTCGCGGGCATGAACGTCAACGTGTGGGACGTCGGCGAACCGATCAAGGCGCTGATCCGCTCCGGGCAGCTGGTCGACGAGGTCCGGCTCATCCACCCGGACGTGCCGCTCGACCAGATCCTGGAGTCCGAGGAGACTCGGTAG